One part of the Arthrobacter tumbae genome encodes these proteins:
- a CDS encoding ABC transporter permease, which produces MRVFLAGAVLQSRMLLRRPFDMIIFFTLPLQTAGFLSIFRYAGRSDLDVYALMAPALIALWQMALSISGEIIVTERNNQSLESFIAAPGSIAALLIGRISAVTLISMFGFIESVFTGWLFFDVTISIAAPGVFVVSMFTAASATTATAILMSVVFIRTRSPRIFQNSLSYPFYLLGGVLAPVALYPVWIQPLSSLVFLSWSADLLRDAASHAIVPNWELRNLIVLALGVITFLVGRIMLHATLLKARREGKVGVV; this is translated from the coding sequence ATGCGCGTGTTCCTCGCGGGTGCCGTGCTGCAGAGCCGAATGCTGCTTCGACGGCCCTTCGATATGATCATTTTCTTCACACTCCCTCTGCAGACCGCGGGCTTCCTTTCGATCTTTCGGTATGCGGGACGATCAGATCTGGATGTGTACGCGTTGATGGCACCAGCCCTCATCGCGCTGTGGCAGATGGCTCTATCGATTTCCGGGGAGATCATTGTGACCGAACGGAACAACCAGTCGCTGGAATCTTTCATCGCTGCCCCCGGGTCCATCGCTGCGCTACTAATCGGCCGGATTAGCGCAGTGACCCTTATCAGCATGTTCGGGTTTATCGAATCAGTCTTCACCGGGTGGCTGTTCTTCGACGTGACCATCAGCATCGCCGCACCAGGCGTATTCGTGGTCTCAATGTTCACGGCGGCCAGTGCCACGACAGCTACAGCAATATTGATGTCGGTCGTCTTCATCCGGACCCGCTCGCCGCGCATCTTCCAGAACTCTCTGAGCTACCCCTTTTATCTGCTTGGCGGCGTTCTGGCCCCCGTAGCGTTGTATCCAGTATGGATACAACCTCTATCGTCGCTTGTCTTCCTCTCTTGGTCCGCTGACCTTCTGCGCGATGCCGCCAGTCACGCGATCGTTCCGAATTGGGAGTTGAGAAACCTCATCGTGCTCGCGCTAGGTGTCATCACATTTCTAGTCGGGCGAATCATGCTTCACGCAACACTCCTCAAGGCCCGTAGGGAGGGGAAGGTTGGTGTCGTCTGA
- a CDS encoding ABC transporter permease, which produces MSSDRSVHVRRTITADNQSAPSSARIFRLAIRSGIQDFRQNYTVKSWTFGWLMRVLVEVLFFALIGVLLQDRETMLFLAVGRGLFLGVQEIMWTIQSSAWERNEGTLPLLVSAPGKVWPVFAGRSTQWFPSALTTSLIALFVLAPVLGVRYAGLQPVVVVIVGLVISVAGTYALALACASLVLRAPQYRNLASNLVHAVMALICGVHVPVEFWPTPIQWFAQTFPITHGLGAVRTALDSPVGSAIQVAVPGLLAAIAVSLAWFGLSVLLLERFASSARRNGSIDFDD; this is translated from the coding sequence GTGTCGTCTGATCGAAGTGTCCACGTCCGGCGCACTATCACTGCCGACAACCAGAGCGCGCCCAGCAGCGCCAGAATATTCCGGCTAGCCATCCGTTCCGGGATCCAGGATTTCAGGCAGAACTACACAGTCAAGTCGTGGACGTTCGGGTGGCTCATGCGCGTTCTCGTCGAGGTACTATTCTTCGCACTCATCGGTGTGCTGCTGCAAGACCGAGAAACGATGCTCTTCCTCGCCGTGGGGAGAGGATTATTCCTCGGCGTCCAGGAAATCATGTGGACCATTCAATCGTCTGCATGGGAACGGAACGAAGGGACACTTCCGCTTCTCGTCAGCGCCCCCGGCAAGGTATGGCCTGTTTTCGCCGGTAGAAGCACACAGTGGTTTCCCTCAGCATTGACCACTTCGTTGATTGCGCTGTTCGTCCTCGCTCCAGTCCTGGGAGTCCGATACGCCGGGCTGCAACCGGTCGTCGTCGTCATCGTGGGTCTCGTCATTTCAGTGGCCGGCACCTACGCCCTCGCTCTTGCGTGTGCATCGCTGGTCCTCCGTGCGCCCCAATACCGTAACCTCGCGAGCAACCTGGTCCACGCCGTGATGGCACTCATTTGCGGCGTTCATGTACCTGTCGAATTTTGGCCTACGCCCATCCAATGGTTCGCCCAGACCTTTCCAATCACCCACGGGCTCGGCGCAGTGAGGACCGCCCTCGACAGTCCAGTCGGAAGTGCGATTCAGGTCGCGGTTCCCGGCCTGCTTGCGGCTATAGCAGTATCTCTCGCTTGGTTCGGACTAAGCGTCCTTTTGCTCGAGCGGTTTGCCTCATCCGCAAGACGTAACGGATCCATCGATTTTGATGATTGA
- a CDS encoding recombinase family protein, producing MGKLIGYARVSTRVQDTDRQVADLLAAGVRRDDLYIDHGVSGAHARRPQFDKALDALHEGDTLIVTTLDRLGRSTSNMLALADELRAQKVNLRVLNLGGGNVDTGTPMGSMVFTVMAALAQMELEIKRERVNDSNTKRRTAGLDLGGRRPIFSDSQIANARRLIEQGQPASHVARDLGMSRATLYRRIANLDAQQWITKLPRER from the coding sequence ATGGGCAAGCTCATCGGGTACGCGCGGGTATCAACTCGCGTCCAGGACACCGACCGGCAAGTCGCCGATCTACTCGCCGCCGGCGTCCGCCGCGATGACCTGTACATCGACCACGGCGTCAGCGGTGCCCATGCGCGGCGCCCCCAGTTCGACAAAGCCCTCGACGCACTGCACGAAGGTGACACCCTGATCGTCACCACCCTCGACCGCCTCGGCCGCTCCACTTCCAACATGCTCGCCCTCGCCGATGAGCTCCGAGCTCAAAAGGTGAACCTGCGAGTCCTGAACCTCGGCGGCGGGAACGTCGATACAGGGACACCGATGGGATCCATGGTCTTCACCGTCATGGCCGCCCTCGCGCAGATGGAACTCGAGATCAAACGCGAACGCGTCAACGACTCCAACACCAAACGCCGCACCGCCGGCCTCGACCTCGGCGGACGACGACCTATCTTCAGCGACAGCCAAATCGCCAACGCCCGCCGACTCATCGAACAAGGCCAACCCGCCTCCCACGTCGCCCGCGACCTCGGCATGTCCAGAGCCACCCTGTACCGGCGAATCGCCAACCTCGACGCACAGCAATGGATCACCAAGCTTCCCAGGGAACGATGA
- a CDS encoding alpha/beta hydrolase family protein: protein MLMHPGSGPSDRNNDSFFPPIRTALLEANVAVVSFDKRGVGGSEGDWRQAGIELQADDLCACLRAAREFLPDIPAGIFGHSQGGWVVVEAASRSGADFAITSSGPAVSPNQQELFAATSALTAHGLNDEQVTEGIELYGHILEQLSNGQSFASFKSWAAAHREPVNLLESAGVFIPGEQTHWDLAASMGDYDPQVRLLSFDLPLLAVFGSEDSVVPVQRSISILRRSVPASLLQASVISGGNHRMQRRNSGDLAAGYLETVLTFIENHS, encoded by the coding sequence ATGCTTATGCATCCCGGGTCCGGGCCATCCGATCGCAACAATGACTCGTTCTTCCCTCCCATCAGGACCGCGCTCCTGGAAGCGAATGTCGCGGTTGTCTCTTTTGACAAGCGCGGTGTGGGCGGTTCAGAGGGAGACTGGCGTCAGGCGGGTATCGAGCTGCAAGCTGATGATCTCTGCGCCTGCCTGCGGGCGGCCCGCGAATTCCTGCCCGACATTCCGGCCGGCATCTTCGGTCACAGCCAGGGTGGATGGGTGGTCGTGGAGGCCGCCAGCCGGAGCGGAGCCGACTTCGCGATCACCAGCTCCGGACCGGCTGTCTCACCGAATCAGCAGGAACTCTTCGCCGCCACAAGTGCGCTGACTGCACACGGGCTGAATGATGAACAGGTGACCGAGGGTATCGAGCTCTACGGACACATCCTGGAGCAGCTGTCGAACGGCCAGTCCTTCGCCTCCTTCAAGAGTTGGGCTGCCGCTCATCGGGAACCCGTGAACCTCCTGGAAAGCGCAGGCGTATTCATACCCGGCGAGCAAACCCACTGGGACCTTGCGGCCTCCATGGGTGATTACGACCCTCAGGTACGTCTGCTCAGCTTCGACCTACCGCTCCTGGCCGTCTTCGGTTCTGAAGACAGCGTGGTGCCGGTCCAGCGAAGCATCAGCATCCTCCGCCGGTCTGTGCCCGCCTCACTACTCCAGGCGAGCGTCATCTCTGGAGGTAATCACCGGATGCAACGACGCAACTCCGGTGACCTAGCGGCCGGCTATCTCGAAACTGTTCTGACGTTCATCGAGAACCATTCCTGA